A window of Pseudocalidococcus azoricus BACA0444 contains these coding sequences:
- a CDS encoding DUF7219 family protein: protein MDKQAFLYPRSRYYGTVKLENLAFDANLQDFATQVSYITALQTNGKLSPLEAYGKIKGLWHALKSSKKTLGVGENPFQAPEMPQ, encoded by the coding sequence ATGGATAAACAAGCCTTTCTTTATCCCCGTAGTCGCTACTATGGGACGGTCAAGTTAGAAAATCTTGCGTTTGATGCCAATTTGCAAGACTTTGCTACCCAGGTTAGCTACATTACGGCACTCCAAACTAATGGCAAGCTTTCTCCTCTCGAAGCCTATGGCAAAATCAAGGGCCTGTGGCACGCTCTCAAGTCCAGCAAGAAAACCCTCGGTGTAGGTGAAAATCCGTTCCAGGCCCCAGAAATGCCTCAATAA
- a CDS encoding CHAT domain-containing protein, whose translation MSKFRTGLVIALITFIIVVSGNLMSLATMARPQVSPELSQAVLNMEKRLKNDFDTYFGRDLATVTQDPATIATSLAKISRSTGQKTAVLWVIPRANDLHLVLITPNQAPVVKDLPEARQELLLPVVEKFQREVSSPVVREKNFPAAQQLYRWIIAPFEAEYLQPQGIESLLFCLGSGVRTLPLAALFDGQQFLVENYALSRIPAFNLIKLTSKSLHRPRILAMGASEFRSLSPLPAVPVELNTIVQKVNTPRSAEFLNQDFTLENLKKQLRKTPFDIVHLATHAEFRPGTPNESFIQLWDQSLNLQDMDRMPWQKPMVDLLVLSACRTAVGDHQAELGFAGVALQAGVKSALASLWYVDDLGTLALMGEFYGQMSRFSTKGEALRQAQLHLLRGEVEVIQNTLHLSKADITLPSNLARSSTVNFRHPRYWAAFTMISSPW comes from the coding sequence ATGAGTAAATTTCGCACAGGCCTGGTGATTGCTCTAATCACGTTCATCATTGTGGTTAGTGGGAATTTGATGAGCTTGGCCACAATGGCGCGCCCCCAAGTCTCCCCTGAGTTGAGTCAAGCCGTCTTAAACATGGAGAAGCGACTCAAAAATGACTTTGACACCTACTTCGGGCGTGATTTAGCCACTGTCACCCAAGACCCCGCCACCATCGCCACGAGTCTAGCCAAAATCAGCCGCAGCACGGGGCAAAAAACAGCCGTTCTTTGGGTCATTCCCCGGGCCAATGACCTACACCTAGTTTTGATTACGCCCAATCAAGCCCCAGTGGTCAAGGATTTGCCAGAAGCCCGCCAAGAACTACTTTTGCCAGTGGTGGAGAAATTTCAGCGGGAGGTATCCAGCCCGGTAGTCAGGGAGAAGAATTTTCCGGCTGCCCAGCAACTTTATCGGTGGATCATTGCCCCCTTTGAAGCTGAATATCTCCAACCCCAGGGCATTGAATCACTCCTTTTTTGCCTGGGTTCTGGGGTACGGACTTTGCCCTTAGCAGCCCTTTTTGATGGTCAACAATTCCTCGTCGAGAACTATGCCCTTAGTCGGATTCCCGCTTTTAACTTGATTAAGCTCACCTCAAAGTCCTTACACCGGCCCCGCATCTTAGCGATGGGAGCTTCGGAATTTAGAAGCCTTAGCCCTTTGCCAGCCGTTCCAGTAGAGCTGAATACCATTGTGCAGAAGGTGAATACCCCTCGTTCCGCTGAGTTTCTTAATCAAGACTTTACGTTGGAAAATCTTAAAAAGCAATTACGCAAGACTCCCTTTGACATTGTTCACTTGGCAACTCATGCGGAGTTTCGGCCTGGAACCCCCAACGAATCCTTTATTCAGCTTTGGGATCAGTCCCTCAATTTGCAAGATATGGATCGGATGCCTTGGCAAAAACCCATGGTGGATCTCCTCGTGTTGAGTGCCTGTCGGACTGCAGTGGGGGATCATCAAGCCGAACTGGGGTTTGCGGGGGTAGCCTTGCAGGCCGGGGTTAAGTCGGCCCTCGCGAGTCTCTGGTATGTGGATGATTTGGGAACCCTCGCACTCATGGGGGAATTTTATGGGCAGATGTCGCGTTTTTCAACCAAAGGAGAAGCCTTACGCCAAGCCCAATTGCATCTGCTCAGGGGAGAGGTAGAAGTGATTCAAAATACATTGCATCTTTCCAAAGCAGACATTACCTTGCCCAGCAACCTAGCCCGCTCTAGTACAGTCAATTTTCGCCATCCTCGTTACTGGGCCGCCTTCACAATGATTAGCAGCCCTTGGTAA
- a CDS encoding acyl-CoA thioesterase, which produces MVPSTPWLNYPVRVQPHQTDYAGVAWHGSYLAWLEEARIDCLRQGGIEFADLVNLGFDLPVVRLEARYLQALKFGQTAFVRTRFVRQEKVRLCFDQWVVSPDLSLIYFQASVQLVPLQRPTGKILRILPQPLVAALHKLGQQSD; this is translated from the coding sequence ATGGTACCTTCTACCCCTTGGCTCAACTACCCTGTACGCGTCCAACCCCATCAAACAGATTATGCAGGGGTGGCCTGGCATGGTAGTTACCTGGCCTGGTTAGAAGAAGCCCGGATTGATTGTTTACGACAAGGGGGAATTGAGTTTGCTGACTTAGTCAACTTAGGCTTTGATCTACCCGTGGTGCGCTTAGAAGCTCGTTACCTCCAGGCCCTGAAATTTGGGCAAACTGCCTTTGTGAGAACTCGCTTTGTCCGCCAAGAAAAAGTGCGCCTCTGCTTTGATCAATGGGTGGTATCCCCAGATTTAAGTCTGATCTATTTTCAGGCCAGCGTCCAACTTGTTCCGCTTCAGCGTCCGACTGGTAAAATTCTCCGCATCCTTCCTCAACCACTAGTTGCAGCCTTACATAAACTGGGGCAGCAGTCTGATTGA
- a CDS encoding universal stress protein, translated as MIRNILLADSGTGQAELMLKSLMELPAVQGATVSVLHVIPPKVVAEEVEAQRAEGVKLLAQAVERLHLNPQQVHSVNTILREGDPKDTVCRVAEELNTDLIIMGSRGLKRLQSILANSVSQYVFQLSTRPMLLVRDDIYVQKINRIMVALNPSSSSQAALKVALNLIQDVKGGKLILAHVNPDLKGSGPLTSTEAEQDSVIAPAVAEAKKRGIAYQCFVSSGRPGEEVCRIAQETNADLLVLGSPDRRPSIARSLPDLDRLLGTSMSDYVRVYAECPVLFSRQPEA; from the coding sequence ATGATTCGTAATATTTTGCTGGCGGACTCCGGCACTGGCCAGGCAGAGTTGATGTTGAAGTCGCTCATGGAACTACCAGCAGTACAGGGAGCCACCGTGTCGGTTCTTCATGTCATTCCCCCCAAAGTTGTTGCTGAAGAAGTAGAAGCCCAGCGCGCCGAAGGGGTGAAACTATTAGCCCAGGCCGTGGAACGACTCCATCTGAATCCCCAGCAAGTCCATAGCGTCAACACTATTCTCCGGGAGGGAGACCCGAAAGATACGGTTTGTCGGGTGGCAGAAGAACTCAACACGGACTTGATCATCATGGGGTCTCGAGGCCTCAAACGCTTGCAATCCATCTTGGCGAATTCAGTTAGTCAGTATGTCTTTCAACTCTCTACCCGCCCAATGCTCCTGGTCCGAGATGACATTTACGTCCAAAAAATTAATCGGATTATGGTAGCCCTCAATCCCTCCAGTTCTAGCCAGGCCGCGTTGAAGGTCGCCCTCAATTTAATTCAGGATGTCAAGGGTGGCAAGCTAATTCTGGCCCATGTTAATCCTGACCTCAAAGGTAGTGGCCCCCTGACCAGTACTGAAGCGGAACAGGATTCAGTCATTGCCCCGGCGGTTGCTGAAGCCAAAAAACGGGGAATTGCCTATCAATGCTTTGTGAGTTCTGGCCGGCCTGGGGAAGAAGTCTGCCGGATTGCCCAGGAAACCAATGCGGACTTATTGGTGCTGGGATCCCCTGATCGCCGCCCCTCCATTGCCCGGAGCTTGCCGGATCTGGATCGCCTATTGGGAACATCCATGTCTGACTATGTGCGAGTTTATGCCGAATGTCCGGTGCTATTCAGTCGTCAACCGGAAGCATAG
- a CDS encoding Tic22 family protein: MNRLARFGVLASLISGMWIAPAMTRQMVVQALPQEQVLQQLSNVPIFMITNAKGEPLTYSVPSPADKTKQVQVFTFFISKQDAEATITSLKQQQPQIGNSAKVTPASLSGALKAALDAQKNPTLGVDIVPSRVQLEKAIAMLKQSGDIQEKEGKLVTKDGQPFRTGTPLFYVADIKSGNPIAIEAKVQENGQAKTMRFVPFYFDNTQLQTELDTARKTNPDLAKNTNIRVVMLDMLVATLLSSNDPAVGQIQLVQTPDAIQAAVQLQRSSNPAPSPATPASTTPATPPKK; this comes from the coding sequence ATGAATAGGTTGGCTCGCTTCGGGGTCTTAGCTAGTTTAATCAGTGGGATGTGGATTGCCCCAGCGATGACGCGCCAGATGGTTGTCCAAGCCTTGCCCCAGGAACAGGTGTTACAGCAACTGAGCAATGTCCCGATTTTCATGATCACCAATGCCAAAGGTGAGCCACTCACTTATTCTGTCCCCAGTCCCGCCGATAAAACCAAACAAGTCCAAGTCTTTACTTTTTTCATTAGCAAGCAGGACGCAGAAGCAACGATTACCAGCCTGAAGCAACAGCAGCCGCAGATTGGGAACAGTGCAAAAGTTACGCCAGCCTCTCTAAGTGGGGCATTGAAGGCCGCCTTAGATGCTCAGAAAAATCCCACCTTGGGCGTGGATATTGTCCCTTCTCGCGTCCAACTGGAAAAGGCCATTGCCATGCTCAAGCAGTCTGGTGACATCCAAGAAAAAGAGGGCAAGCTCGTCACTAAAGATGGGCAGCCCTTTCGGACGGGGACACCGCTATTCTATGTAGCCGATATTAAATCTGGTAATCCGATTGCCATTGAAGCCAAAGTCCAGGAAAACGGCCAGGCCAAGACCATGCGCTTTGTCCCTTTTTACTTTGACAATACTCAATTGCAAACGGAGCTAGATACGGCCCGCAAGACGAATCCCGACTTAGCCAAAAATACAAATATTCGGGTGGTGATGTTGGATATGCTGGTGGCGACCCTCCTGAGCAGTAACGATCCAGCGGTGGGGCAAATCCAATTGGTTCAAACCCCTGATGCGATCCAAGCCGCAGTCCAACTACAGCGCAGTAGTAACCCCGCCCCCAGTCCAGCAACCCCGGCCAGCACCACACCCGCAACCCCGCCCAAAAAATAA
- a CDS encoding lysophospholipid acyltransferase family protein translates to MSLAQRQREPKLSLALYHLFKWSVVAPLFHTYLHGRIIDAQTVPQRGPLIIVSNHASYFDPPLLSNAVCRPVAFMAKAELFKIPILKTLIRLYGAYPVQRGARDRSAIRAAHQALNQGWSVGIFLTGTRTPNGRIDDPKLGAALIAAQAQVPLLPVCLWGTEKILSRGPIPRSVPVTVRIGQLIPPPASSDRHELEAITQACASQINALHNLGR, encoded by the coding sequence ATGAGCTTGGCCCAACGACAACGGGAACCGAAACTCAGTCTTGCTCTCTATCACCTGTTTAAGTGGTCTGTGGTTGCCCCGCTCTTCCACACCTACCTGCACGGCCGAATTATTGATGCTCAAACTGTCCCGCAACGGGGGCCCTTAATCATCGTCAGTAACCATGCCAGCTACTTTGATCCACCCCTGCTCTCTAACGCGGTCTGCCGCCCCGTTGCCTTTATGGCCAAAGCCGAGTTATTCAAAATTCCCATTCTTAAAACCCTGATCCGTCTTTATGGAGCCTATCCAGTCCAACGGGGAGCGAGAGATCGCAGTGCCATTCGGGCAGCCCATCAGGCCCTCAACCAGGGTTGGAGCGTTGGCATTTTTTTAACCGGAACCCGGACTCCCAATGGCCGCATTGATGATCCCAAGCTCGGTGCCGCCTTAATCGCCGCCCAGGCCCAAGTTCCTTTATTACCAGTCTGCCTTTGGGGAACTGAAAAAATCCTCAGTCGTGGCCCAATACCCCGGTCTGTGCCAGTCACCGTCCGGATAGGCCAGTTAATTCCCCCGCCTGCCAGTAGTGATCGTCACGAATTAGAGGCTATCACCCAGGCCTGTGCCTCCCAGATCAACGCCCTTCACAACTTGGGACGATGA
- the fabD gene encoding ACP S-malonyltransferase: MTTAWVFPGQGSQQVGMGLELWETELGEQRLGEAAAILGWSVAAQCQAPLAELSQTQFTQPCLYVLETVLADLAQAKGLKPDYLAGHSLGEYVALYAAGVFDFATGLKLVQQRAKLMSQTANGTMVALIGFDREELDSAIEAADQVVLANDNHPGQVVISGDAIAVQALLSQIKVKRAVPLPVSGAFHSPLMADAAQAFADVLATIPFQPAQVPVLANVEPQATTDPDLIKTRLMAQMTGSVRWRETCLNLAALGVTEVMEIGPGNVLTGLVKRCTPNLGLVNITGLDDLAAL; this comes from the coding sequence GTGACGACAGCATGGGTGTTTCCGGGACAAGGGTCGCAACAGGTGGGCATGGGCCTGGAGCTGTGGGAAACAGAACTCGGTGAACAACGCTTAGGGGAAGCGGCGGCCATTTTGGGTTGGTCGGTGGCGGCGCAATGTCAAGCCCCTTTGGCAGAATTATCCCAGACCCAATTTACCCAGCCCTGCCTATACGTCCTGGAGACGGTCTTGGCAGATTTGGCCCAGGCCAAGGGACTTAAACCCGACTATTTGGCTGGCCATAGCCTGGGGGAATATGTGGCCCTCTACGCTGCCGGGGTTTTTGATTTTGCTACGGGGCTAAAATTAGTGCAGCAACGGGCTAAACTGATGAGCCAAACCGCCAACGGCACAATGGTGGCCCTGATTGGCTTTGACCGCGAGGAATTGGACTCAGCAATTGAGGCGGCGGATCAAGTGGTATTGGCCAATGATAATCATCCCGGCCAAGTTGTGATTTCTGGGGATGCCATTGCTGTCCAGGCCCTGCTGAGTCAAATTAAAGTCAAACGGGCCGTCCCCTTACCGGTCAGTGGAGCCTTTCATTCTCCCTTGATGGCCGATGCTGCCCAGGCCTTTGCTGATGTTTTAGCGACTATTCCCTTCCAACCTGCCCAAGTGCCAGTCCTCGCCAATGTTGAACCCCAGGCCACCACAGACCCAGATCTGATCAAAACCCGCCTGATGGCCCAAATGACCGGATCGGTGCGCTGGCGAGAAACCTGTCTCAACTTAGCTGCCTTGGGGGTGACAGAGGTGATGGAAATTGGCCCCGGTAATGTTCTCACGGGCCTGGTCAAACGCTGTACTCCCAATCTGGGCCTGGTTAATATCACGGGTCTGGATGATTTAGCTGCCCTTTAA
- a CDS encoding TIGR02652 family protein, which yields MTLIGLQYPIFGPEISCPHCRQLIPALTLTDTYLCPRHGPFEADPKSGELVHLQSGRHWRLWQDEWYRQHTHPDGIRFEIHEALDRLYTQGYRATRVVIAKRYQDLISSYLERGTQWRTGEGQKLRLYGLPVEFSPDAETAPCWDVINFNLEKEPGAPTRPPYFRMFD from the coding sequence ATGACCCTGATTGGCTTACAGTATCCCATCTTCGGCCCCGAAATTTCCTGTCCCCATTGTCGGCAGTTGATTCCCGCTCTGACTCTCACGGATACCTATCTCTGTCCGCGCCATGGCCCCTTTGAGGCTGATCCTAAATCTGGTGAGTTGGTGCATTTACAATCTGGACGACATTGGCGGCTGTGGCAGGATGAATGGTATCGCCAACATACCCACCCCGATGGCATCCGCTTTGAAATTCACGAGGCCTTGGATCGGCTATATACCCAGGGCTATCGGGCCACCCGAGTCGTGATTGCCAAGCGCTACCAAGATTTGATCAGTAGCTATTTAGAGCGGGGCACCCAATGGCGCACTGGAGAAGGGCAAAAATTACGCTTGTATGGCTTGCCGGTGGAGTTTAGTCCCGATGCCGAAACGGCTCCCTGTTGGGATGTCATTAATTTTAATTTGGAAAAAGAACCTGGCGCGCCGACCCGTCCCCCCTACTTTCGGATGTTTGATTAA
- a CDS encoding FHA domain-containing protein, which yields METPSTPSNKTTHVPEQQKPIGLAQPSRGFVPHTDAVFVAPVPRLVIYSPYMQRSIALGHQQEWVIGRNKDSTIVLPDRWSSRHHAVVKADERGNFNLVDLESLNGTFVNSQKISKPYLLKHRDIITIGETEIQFIYPNPGPIVDGSVQGNRFVLMTHASRVQGEMWREILNSQGISTIWGSSHFELEKVIGQVEGLGITANLLMLDLGMPKTNPYDFCRRYHASYPDLGIILLNGMRTEIHEAERKWAKNQGALNLFAALPREHLFAEVTEIANRLQIISQTLDWPMINGETLTATLMHLQSETDDIASGFF from the coding sequence ATGGAAACTCCCTCAACTCCCTCGAACAAGACCACCCATGTGCCAGAGCAACAGAAGCCCATTGGTTTAGCTCAACCATCCCGCGGCTTTGTCCCCCATACAGATGCTGTCTTTGTTGCCCCAGTCCCGCGCTTAGTCATTTATTCCCCCTATATGCAGCGTTCCATTGCCCTTGGCCATCAACAGGAATGGGTGATTGGGCGAAATAAGGATAGTACAATCGTCCTTCCCGATCGCTGGTCATCCCGCCATCATGCGGTTGTTAAAGCGGATGAACGAGGTAACTTTAATCTTGTTGATTTAGAAAGCTTAAATGGGACATTTGTTAATAGTCAAAAAATTAGTAAGCCTTACCTCCTCAAACATCGTGACATTATCACCATTGGTGAAACAGAAATTCAATTTATTTACCCTAATCCAGGCCCGATAGTAGATGGCTCGGTGCAGGGAAATCGGTTTGTTTTGATGACCCACGCCTCACGAGTACAAGGGGAAATGTGGCGGGAAATTCTCAACTCCCAAGGTATTTCGACCATTTGGGGCAGTTCCCACTTTGAGCTAGAAAAAGTGATTGGCCAAGTGGAAGGCCTGGGCATCACAGCCAATTTATTGATGCTAGATCTGGGGATGCCAAAAACCAATCCCTATGACTTCTGCCGCCGCTATCATGCCAGCTATCCTGATTTGGGAATTATCCTACTAAATGGGATGCGCACTGAGATTCATGAAGCTGAACGGAAATGGGCCAAAAATCAAGGCGCGTTGAATTTATTTGCCGCCCTGCCTCGGGAGCATCTCTTTGCGGAAGTAACGGAAATTGCTAACCGCCTACAAATTATCTCCCAGACCCTAGATTGGCCCATGATCAACGGGGAAACCCTGACCGCAACCCTGATGCATCTTCAGTCAGAAACCGATGACATTGCCTCTGGGTTTTTCTAA
- the mutS gene encoding DNA mismatch repair protein MutS: MTSPAADQPLRLGRNPGLQISHDALDRQTLTPMLQHYADMKDQYPHALLLYRVGDFYETFFQDACTIARELELVLTGKEGGKDIGRIAMAGVPHHALERYCRQLVEKGYAIAICDQVEDPAQAQGLVKREVTRIFTPGTVLDEGLLQPRKNNFLAAVILAGTHWGLAYADVSTGEFLTTQDQDRDQLHQELTRLQPSEILLASEAPDLNRLLRPGEGGDLLPEGLPTQFCYTLRPMADFHHPEARQRLLETFGVRSLEGLGCERLTLATRAAGGLLGYLADTHRGQPIPLQTLSTYQLTNYLILDQQTRRNLELTQTSRDGTFQGSLLWAIDRTCTAMGGRLLRRWLLQPLLDIKGIQDRQATIQELISQTHLRQEIHRHLQHIYDLERLAGRAGSGTANARDLVALRDSFDTLLKLAPILATAQSSYLTALKTLPPELEHLGDVLHGTLVESPPIALMEGGLIRPGANSDLDQHRQQLEQDRQWFVTLESHERERTGINSLKVGFNKAAGYHISISRSKNQAPPPDYIRKQTLTNEERYITAELKEREARLMTLQADIHNLEYEIFLELRNAVAAQASLIRQIATAVASIDALWGLADVAIYQGYTCPELVENRELFITGGRHPVVEQALPIGFFVPNDTHLGGIADLMILTGPNASGKSCYLRQVGLIQLLAQIGSFVPAQASKLGICDRIFTRVGAVDDLATGQSTFMVEMNETANILNHATPKSLVLLDEIGRGTATFDGLAIAWSVAEYLAMTIQARTIFATHYHELNELASLLSNVVNYQVVVKELPDEIIFLHQVQPGGADRSYGIEAGRLAGLPPSVIQRARQVMQQIEQHSKIALGLRKTGPNSSRTTQPATKVHQGQLFSYEL, translated from the coding sequence ATGACATCCCCTGCTGCCGATCAACCCCTCAGACTTGGGCGTAACCCCGGCCTGCAAATTAGCCATGATGCCCTGGATCGACAAACCTTGACCCCGATGTTGCAGCATTATGCCGACATGAAGGATCAATATCCCCATGCTCTGCTGCTTTATCGGGTCGGTGACTTTTACGAAACTTTTTTTCAGGATGCTTGTACGATTGCCCGAGAGTTAGAACTGGTTTTAACCGGGAAAGAAGGGGGCAAAGATATTGGCCGGATTGCCATGGCTGGAGTCCCCCATCATGCCTTAGAACGCTATTGCCGCCAACTGGTGGAAAAGGGCTATGCGATTGCAATTTGCGATCAAGTCGAAGACCCGGCCCAGGCCCAGGGTTTAGTCAAACGGGAAGTGACCCGGATTTTTACCCCCGGCACGGTGTTAGATGAAGGCCTGTTGCAACCCCGGAAAAATAATTTCTTAGCAGCGGTGATTTTAGCCGGAACCCATTGGGGCCTGGCCTATGCCGATGTTTCCACCGGGGAATTTCTCACCACCCAAGATCAAGACCGCGACCAACTCCACCAAGAACTGACCCGGCTGCAACCGTCCGAAATTTTACTCGCCAGTGAAGCCCCGGATTTGAATCGGCTGTTGAGGCCTGGGGAGGGTGGGGATTTACTACCGGAAGGCCTGCCGACCCAGTTTTGCTACACCCTGCGGCCGATGGCAGATTTTCATCACCCAGAGGCCCGCCAACGCTTACTGGAAACCTTTGGGGTACGTTCCTTAGAGGGCCTGGGCTGTGAACGATTAACCTTGGCCACTCGCGCGGCTGGAGGACTTTTAGGTTATTTAGCGGATACCCATCGCGGACAACCGATTCCCCTACAAACCCTCAGCACCTATCAGCTAACAAACTATTTGATCCTCGATCAACAAACACGGCGTAACTTAGAGTTAACTCAAACCTCCCGAGATGGCACGTTCCAAGGTTCCCTGTTGTGGGCCATTGACCGCACCTGTACAGCCATGGGGGGCCGGCTCTTACGGCGTTGGCTCTTACAACCGTTGTTAGATATTAAGGGCATTCAAGACCGCCAGGCCACGATTCAAGAACTGATCAGCCAAACCCATCTGCGTCAAGAAATCCATCGCCACCTCCAACATATCTATGATCTGGAACGATTAGCCGGTCGGGCGGGTTCAGGTACTGCCAATGCCCGAGACTTAGTTGCCCTGCGTGATTCCTTTGATACGCTTCTCAAGCTAGCCCCAATTCTCGCCACCGCTCAATCCAGTTACCTGACTGCCCTAAAAACCCTACCACCGGAACTGGAACACCTGGGGGATGTATTACACGGGACTCTGGTTGAATCTCCGCCCATTGCTTTGATGGAAGGGGGCTTAATCCGGCCTGGGGCTAATTCCGATCTGGATCAGCATCGTCAGCAATTAGAGCAGGATCGCCAATGGTTTGTCACCTTAGAGAGTCATGAGCGAGAACGGACTGGGATTAATAGTCTCAAAGTTGGCTTTAACAAGGCGGCTGGCTATCACATCAGTATTTCCCGGAGTAAAAACCAGGCCCCGCCCCCAGACTATATCCGCAAGCAAACCCTGACCAACGAAGAACGCTACATCACCGCCGAACTGAAAGAACGGGAAGCCCGCTTAATGACCTTACAGGCGGATATACATAACCTGGAGTATGAAATTTTCCTGGAACTACGAAACGCGGTTGCCGCCCAGGCCAGCTTAATTCGCCAAATTGCCACCGCAGTCGCCAGTATTGATGCCCTCTGGGGCCTGGCAGATGTGGCCATTTATCAAGGTTACACTTGCCCAGAACTAGTCGAGAATCGAGAACTTTTCATTACTGGCGGGCGGCATCCAGTCGTTGAACAGGCCTTGCCCATTGGTTTTTTCGTCCCCAATGATACGCACCTGGGCGGGATTGCCGATTTGATGATTTTGACTGGCCCCAATGCCAGTGGCAAAAGTTGCTACCTACGCCAAGTGGGATTGATTCAACTCTTAGCCCAGATTGGTAGTTTTGTGCCCGCCCAGGCCAGTAAGTTAGGCATCTGTGACCGCATCTTTACCCGGGTTGGGGCAGTGGATGATCTGGCCACGGGCCAATCTACATTTATGGTCGAGATGAATGAGACTGCTAACATCCTCAACCATGCCACCCCAAAATCCTTAGTCTTACTGGATGAAATTGGCCGGGGAACGGCAACATTTGATGGGTTAGCTATTGCCTGGTCAGTAGCAGAATATTTAGCGATGACCATTCAAGCCAGAACGATCTTTGCCACTCATTATCACGAGCTTAATGAACTGGCGAGTTTGTTAAGTAATGTTGTCAATTATCAAGTTGTTGTCAAGGAACTGCCCGATGAAATTATCTTCCTCCATCAAGTCCAACCGGGTGGAGCCGACCGTTCCTATGGGATTGAAGCAGGCCGCCTAGCTGGACTACCCCCCTCGGTCATTCAACGGGCCCGGCAAGTCATGCAGCAAATTGAACAACATAGTAAAATTGCTCTAGGCTTACGAAAAACCGGGCCGAACTCTTCTAGGACAACGCAACCCGCAACAAAAGTTCATCAAGGACAATTGTTTAGTTATGAGTTGTAA
- a CDS encoding AAA family ATPase yields MREPLSRLLDNLNQVMVGKQDAIRLVMVAILAQGHVLLEDVPGVGKTLLAKALARSIAGQFHRIQCTPDLLPTDLTGTNIWNPQTASFEFRPGPVFTNILLVDEVNRATPRTQSALLEVMEETQATIDGVTYNLPHPFFVIATQNPVEYQGTFPLPEAQLDRFALALSLGYPAESEELQMLQRLQTQPSFATLEPCLSLEDIQMLRLQVQEVRIEAPLQKYILGLVRATRETDSITLGVSPRGAVILYRATQALAFLEGRDYGIPDDVKYLAPHVLSHRLITAGGRNNQALVHELLDMVAIP; encoded by the coding sequence ATGCGTGAACCTTTAAGTCGGCTTTTGGACAACCTCAATCAGGTCATGGTCGGGAAGCAGGATGCCATTCGCCTGGTGATGGTGGCCATTCTGGCCCAGGGCCATGTGCTTTTGGAAGATGTGCCTGGGGTGGGTAAAACCCTCTTAGCTAAAGCCCTGGCTCGCTCTATTGCCGGCCAATTTCATCGCATTCAATGCACACCGGATCTGCTACCCACCGACCTGACGGGAACCAATATTTGGAATCCTCAGACCGCCAGCTTTGAGTTTCGCCCCGGCCCTGTCTTTACAAATATTTTGCTGGTAGATGAAGTTAACCGGGCTACCCCCCGCACCCAGTCTGCTTTATTAGAGGTGATGGAAGAGACCCAGGCCACCATTGATGGTGTCACCTATAACTTACCCCATCCCTTTTTCGTGATTGCGACCCAAAATCCTGTGGAGTATCAAGGCACTTTTCCTCTCCCCGAAGCCCAATTGGATCGCTTTGCCCTGGCCTTAAGTTTGGGCTACCCTGCCGAAAGCGAAGAACTGCAAATGCTGCAACGTCTGCAAACCCAGCCATCCTTTGCCACCCTAGAGCCATGCTTATCCCTCGAGGATATTCAGATGCTACGTCTCCAGGTACAAGAAGTCCGGATTGAAGCACCCTTGCAGAAATACATCCTGGGCTTAGTCCGGGCAACGCGGGAGACCGATAGTATTACCTTGGGCGTGAGTCCGCGGGGAGCCGTCATCCTCTATCGAGCCACCCAGGCCTTGGCTTTTCTGGAGGGACGTGACTATGGGATTCCCGATGATGTCAAATATCTTGCTCCCCATGTCCTCAGTCACCGTTTAATTACTGCTGGCGGACGAAATAACCAGGCCCTAGTCCATGAACTTCTAGACATGGTGGCGATTCCCTAG
- a CDS encoding YlxR family protein: MPPHTRRCLSCRCLGHKSEFWRVVRLAQSQTVVLDQGQGRSAYLCPQASCLHQAQKKNHLGRVLKAPIPPEIYATLHSRLVARPEHPLTLPPPVS, encoded by the coding sequence ATGCCACCCCATACTCGCCGTTGTCTCAGTTGTCGTTGCCTTGGCCACAAGTCAGAGTTTTGGCGGGTTGTGCGGTTGGCTCAATCTCAAACCGTGGTCTTGGATCAGGGCCAGGGTCGTTCGGCCTATCTATGCCCCCAGGCCAGTTGTCTCCACCAGGCCCAGAAGAAAAACCACCTTGGTCGTGTCCTGAAGGCCCCAATTCCGCCGGAAATCTACGCCACTCTCCACAGTCGTTTAGTTGCCAGGCCAGAGCATCCGCTGACCCTACCGCCCCCAGTGAGCTAG